The stretch of DNA TCTTGAGAATGTGATTCTCGTGCTGATTCTCGGTCACATCATAGGCTGCCATGGCCCCATCGCTTCCGCGGGCCACCACGACAGAGCATTCCATCTCGAAGGGTACCACCGCTTCGAGAATCGCATTCTGTTTGCCGATGCTTTGCCAAGCCACCTCGACATCATCACCATGGCTGACCTTGATCTGGCCCTTGCCGTCATAGCCGAACCGGCGCGTCTTCAGAATCGCCGGACTGCCAAGAGTTGTAAGTCCTTGCGTCAATTGTTCCGGATTATCGATGGGAAGGAACTGCGCAGTTTGGAAACCGAGATCTGTAACGAAGCGCTTTTCATGCAGCCGATCCTGCGTGATGCGGAGCGCCTTCTCGCTGGGCAGCACCAGGACCCTGGATGCAAGGAAGGCTGCGGTTCGATGCGGCACGTTCTCGAATTCATAGGTGACCCGATCGACACTGCGCACGAACTGATCGAGCGAGGATTCATCCTCGTAAGGCGCGCAAGTCGCGCGATGGGCGACGTCGAACGCAGGGCTGTCTGGATCAGGGCAGTAGATATGGCAGCGCAAACCAAGCTCGGCAGCAGCCAGGGCCAGCATCCGGCCAAGCTGCCCGCCGCCAAGGATGCCGATCGTGCTGCCGGGTGGAAGAGGGGGGATTGTCACGCGCTCACGCTCTCAGTTCTCGGGAAATTCGGCAACCCCGTCGGTCTGGGCTTTGCGCCAGGCCTCGAGCCGGCCAGCCAGCGCATCATCATTGAGCGCTAGCACGCTCGCAGCGAGCAGCGCGGCATTGATCGCACCGCTTCGTCCGATCGCCAGTGTGCCGACGGGTATACCGGCCGGCATTTGGACGATCGAAAGCAGGCTGTCTTGTCCATGGAGTGCTTTCGATTCGATCGGGACACCGAACACCGGCAAGCTTGTGAGGGCCGCCGTCATACCTGGTAGATGGGCAGCCCCACCTGCGCCGGCAATGATGACCTTGACCCCCCGTTCCCGGGCCGTTTTGGCGAAGCTGTAAAGGCGGTCTGGCGTCCTGTGCGCAGAGACGATCCGGGTCTCGTGCGCGATGCCTAGCGCCTCGAGCGTTTCGGAGGCGTGCTTCATGGTGGCCCAGTCAGACTGGCTGCCCATGATGATCGCAACGTCAAGCTCTACAGCGCCCATGATTTCTCCAGCGGCGGCGGGACTAAGTCCGGAAAAGCCGCGGATTATAAGTCTCCTCGCTGATCACGCAATGCCCGAGTTCCAGCTCTTCCCAGTGTCTCAGGCGATGATGTCCGGGATCATCTGATCCTCCAGCCGGGTGATCTCGTCTTTCAGCAGCAGCTTCTGCTTTTTGAGTCGCCTGAGCCGAAGCTGGTCCGGCGCAGGCACCGCTTCCAGGCTGCTGATGGCAGCATCGAGATCTCGATGCTGCTCGCGCAATGCCGCGAGACGCTCTTCGAGATTGTCTGGCATGCCATCCATACGGTTCTCCGCTGCGGCGCTCCTGTTCGATTCCGCCCTGTCAATGGCGCGGCGCCGGCCCCTACACCAACAGAGTATATAATGAATTGCCCGCGACTGGAATTCGACAACCGGCGCCCAATATGTCAATCTTGTAACGTCACGATCAAGGAACAGGAGAAAGCACCGATGTCCCTTCGTAGCCATCTGGAGGAACTGGTGAATAAGCATCGCAGCCTTGACGGGAGGATCCACGCGGCGGAAGCCTCACCCTCACGGGATGCGATGAAGGTCCTTGAGCTTAAGAAGCAGAAGCTTCGACTGAAAGACGAGATCAGTCGTATCGAGGCCGAATTGGGCCAACGACATTGATGGTGGTTTAAAGACCGGGGAATCCGACGCGGGCATCTGGATCGCAAGAGTTAGACCCACGCTTCATCCTCACTTTGGTTGGGCGTTTTCGAGCGAAGCGGATACCGGTTCGCGTGAAGAGAATTCGACCAGGCAGGGGCTTTGAGGGGCTTCGCGATTCAACGGAAAAGCGAAACGCCTAAAGCGAGCTGGCGATTTCCCTGAGCCGGAATTTCTGGATTTTGCCCGTGGAGGTCTTTGGCAGTTCGCCGAACACGACGTGCCGTGGCGCCTTGTAATGGGCGAGAGCGCCGCGGCAATACGCGATGATTTCGGCTTCGGTGACTGTGATGCCCGGCTTTAGCTCGACAAAGGCACAAGGGGTCTCGCCCCATTTTTCGTCAGGCCGCGCCACCACCGCCGCTGCCTGGACCGCTGGGTGCTTGTAGAGAACATTCTCGACCTCGATCGATGAGATGTTCTCCCCGCCCGAGATGATGATGTCCTTCGAGCGGTCCTTGAGCTGAATATACCGGTCGGGATGCATCACCCCGAGATCGCCCGAGTGAAACCAGCCGCCTGCGAAGGCTTCGCGCGTTGCCTGCGGGTTCTTGAGATAACCCTTCATCACGATGTTCCCGCGGAACATCACCTCGCCCATGGTCTCGCCATCCGCGGGAACCGGAGCCATCGTCTTTGGATCCATGACGGTAAGGTCATCAAGCGCGAGATAACGGACGCCCTGCCGTGCCTTCATCTGCGCCTGAGCGGCGCTGTCAAGCTCGCTCCAGGCCGACTTCCATTCATTCACAACCGCAGGCCCGTAGGTTTCCGTGAGCCCATAGACATGAGTCACGTCGAAGCCGGCCTCTGACATGGCGCGAAGCACCGCCTCCGGTGGCGGCGCCGCAGCCGTCACGAAGCTCACCCGCTGGGTGATGGGGCGCTTCTCGTCCGCACTCGCGTTGAGCAGCAGAGACATGACGATCGGGGCACCGCAGAGATGAGTGACCCCATGTTCCGCGATGGCCTCGTACATGGCGCCCGGCCGCACCGCCCGCAGGCACACATGCGTGCCGGCGATCACCGAGACCGACCACGGGAAGCACCAGCCGTTGCAATGGAACATCGGCAGCGTCCAGAGATAGACGGAATGTTTCGGCATCGCGGCGGCGATCACATTCGCATAGCCCATGAGATAGGCGCCGCGATGATGATAGACGACGCCTTTGGGATCGCCGGTTGTGCCAGAGGTATAATTCAGCGAAATCGCGTCCCACTCATCCGCAGGCGCGGTCCGCCCGAATTCCGGATCACCTGAGGCAAGCAGCGCTTCATAATCGATCGAGCCCAGTCGCTGCCCGATCTGCGGAAACGCCGGATCATCGTAATCGATGATTAGCGGCTTCACCTTGGCAAGGCTCAATGCCTCCGCGATGACCTCCGAATATTCCCGGTCCGTGATCAGGACCTTGCTCTCCGCATGCTCCAGCATGAACGCGATATTCGCTGCATCGAGGCGCGTGTTGATCGAATGCAGCACGCCGCCCGTCATGGGCACCCCGTAATGCGCTTCCAGCATGGCGGGCACATTGGGCAGCATCACGGAGACGGTATCTCCCCTCCCGATGCCTTTTGCTGCGAGGGCAGAGGCGAGCCTGCGCGCCCGTGCATAGAACTCCGCATAGCTGGTCCGCAGCGGACCATGAATGATCGCCGTATGGTCGGGGAAAGCTTGCGCCGCCCGCGCAAGGAAGCCGGTTGGCGTCAGTGGCTGGTAATTGGCCGGGTTGCGGTCGAGGTCGAGCTCGTAAGGCGAGCGGTCCATATCAGCGGGTCCTGGCAAGCGACACAGTCGATCCGGACAATAGCCAGACAGCGCCTTGGCAGCAATCCGCCATTTCTAGGACGGCGCCTTAGTAACTCCTCACTTCCGCACGGTTGGTATTCGCCCGCCGCGCAGCGCCGGAAAGGACCTCCTGCTTCCACTCGATCAGCTGCACCGTGAGATAGAGCAGAATAAGGCCGCCGCCCACGATCATGATGTCGCCGACGAGCCCGCCGCCGAGCTCATTCCGCAGCACTTGGCCAATCATGCTCAGCACCGATCCCGTGCAGAAGATGGCCAGGGAATGCCGCCCGAAGGTCACCAGGATATTGTTTGGGCCGAGTGAACGCATATGGCTGTGCAGTGGCGTTTGCATGACCACATACACGATGGCCAGAACGTGCAGGAGGCGTGGCAGGTGCAGGTCGTTCTTGTTGAACTGCCAGAGCATGCTTGGCAGCGACAGCGCATTCGGGTTCGGCCAAAGCTGAAACCGAACGATGACTAGGCAGAAGATCAGATAACCGACAGCACCGAAGAACAGGATCGGCCGGTAGGGTAGCCGGAAGCCTGACCATGAGAGCGTGCCGAAGATATAGCCGATCACGAACAGGAACTGCCACGCCATCGGATTGAAGAACCAGAAGCCCCGTTCTGGATAGACGGTGAAGCGAAGCCCGTAGATCTGCGCCGAGACGTAAAGCAGTGCCGAAAGGGCAAACGTGGCAACCAGGCTTACCCGCGCGGTCACCACCAGCAGCGGCAGCCCCAGCATGAACAGAATATACATGGGCAGGATGTTCAGATAGGCCGGCTGGAAGCCCAGGGCGGCCAGGCCGAACATGCCAAGCTCGGGTGAATCGAAGAATGACTTCAACCCGTGAGTCTCAAGCCAGGTGGAGTCCTGGAAGACATAAGCACTTCCCACCAGCACGCCGATGCAGATCACGCAGGTCAGGATGTGCGAGGCATAGAGCTTCCAGGCCCGCGCGAACGCCTTGAACACAATGGTCGGAAAGACCGGAATTGGCTTGCTGGGGTGATAAGCGAAGGCGGCAGACACGCCGGCCAGCAGCACGAACAATTCCGCCGCGTCCGAGACGCCGAAATTTCGCGATGTGAACGATTCGAACAGATTCCCAGGGATATGATTGATGAAGATCATCACCAGCGCGACACCACGCCAGAAATCGATGCGGTAATCACGGTTCTGCCTCGAGGGTGCCGCTAACCCTGATCCGTCCATCTGTATTCCGTTCTTGATTCGCCAGAATTGCAAATACGTGCAGAACCGAGAGGTTCCGCGGCTTCAATGATTAGCGGCCGAGTTCGGCCCAACCGAATGTGGTAAATTAGGCCGCTCGTGTGCTGAACGATGGATGAACGGGTGGCGAATTGGCCCAGCCCTGGCCATCCCCTGTGGACGATTTGTGGCAATGGTTGGCAGAGGGCATGGGGCTTTGCCCTGTGCACGATCGGGAATATGATCTCAGCATCGCAAATGGATCGGGCCGTTCCACAAAAAAGGCGGCCGAGCGGCATCTGGGAGGGCTGCGCAGGACAATGAGTCGCTATCACGAGCTTTACGAGACATGGAAGCGCGATCCACAGGGCTTCTGGGCCGCTGCCGCTGGCGAGATTGACTGGATCTCGCCATGGACCAAGTTGTTCGCCAGGGTCGATGGTCTTGATCGCTGGTTTGTCGGCGCTCAATGCAACACCTGCTACAATGCCATAGATCGGCATGCGGATGGCGGAAGAGGCGATCAGCCCGCCCTGATCTATGACAGCCCCGTCACCGGCCAGATCAAGTCCTTCACCTATCGTGAACTGCGCGATGAAATCGCGACGCTTGCCGCCGTGCTGCAGGATTTCGGCGTGAGCAAGGGTGATCGGGTCATCATCTACATGCCCATGGTGCCCGAAGCGGCGATTGCCATGCTGGCCTGCGCGCGCATCGGTGCGATTCATTCGGTGGTGTTTGGCGGTTTTGCATCTCACGAGCTCGCCACTCGGATCGATGATGCCAAGCCAAAGCTGATCCTCTCGGCGACCTGCGGCATGGAGGGGAGCCGGCTTGTGGAATATATGCCACTCCTGCGCAAGGCCATCACGCTTGCGGACCATAAGCCCGATGCCTCGCTCATCCTTCAGCGCCCGATGAGCGAAGTTGTCCTGGCTGAAGCCGAGCACGATTGGGCGAGTGCTATTGCCGACGCCAAGCGCGCAGGCCGCAAGGCAGACTGCGTGCCGGTCATGGCCACGGATCCGCTTTACATCCTCTACACCTCTGGCACGACGGGCCAGCCGAAGGGCGTCGTGCGCGACCATGGTGGCCATATGGTCGCCCTCAAATGGAGCATGACCAACGTCTATGGCATCGCGCCCGGCGAGGTGTTCTGGGCTGCCTCGGATGTGGGCTGGGTGGTGGGCCACTCCTATATCGTCTATGCGCCGCTCCTGCATGGGGCGACGACCATCCTCTACGAGGGCAAGCCGGTGGGCACACCCGATGCTGGCGCTTTTTGGCGGGTCATCTCCCAGCATTCGGTCAAGGCGCTATTCACAGCGCCGACCGCTTTCCGCGCCATCAAGAAGGAGGACCCCGACGGCGCCTTCATCCGGAAATACGATCTCAGCCGCTTCGGCACGCTCTTTCTGGCTGGCGAGCGCGCCGATCCCGACACAGTCAAATGGGCTGAGGATAGGCTCAAGGTTCCCGTGGTCGATCACTGGTGGCAGACCGAAACCGGTTGGCCCATTGCCGCCAATCCGGTCGGCCTGGGCTTGCTGCCGACGAAATATGGCTCTCCGGCGGTTCCCATGCCCGGTTATGAGATCGATATTCTCGATGAAGGCGGCCACCGCCTTGCTGCTGGCCAGCTCGGCGCGGTTTGCATAAGGCTGCCGCTGCCGCCAGGCTGCCTGCCGACCCTGTGGAATAATGACGCACGGTTCCGGCAAAGCTATCTCGATGCCTTCCCCGGCTACTACCAGACCGCCGATGCGGGCTACCTCGACGAGGACGGCTATGTCTACATCATGGCCCGGACCGACGACATCATAAACTGCGCCGGTCACCGTCTCTCGACCGGGGCCATGGAGGAGGTCATCGCCGGCCATCCGGACGTGGCTGAATGCGCCGTCATCGGGGCCACCGATGCGCTCAAAGGCCAGGTGCCGCTCGGCTTTATCGTTCTCAAGTCAGGCGTGGATCGCTCTGCCGGCGACATTGAGGCGGAGATCGTGCAGCGCATCCGCGAGCAGATAGGACCGGTTGCGGCCTTTCGCACCGCCATCGTGGTTGACCGCCTCCCCAAGACCCGATCGGGCAAGATCCTGCGCGCCACAATGCGCCAGATCGCGGACGGCGCCTCATGGAAGATGCCGGCCACCATCGATGATCCGCTGATCCTGGAGGAAATCGGCAAAGCCCTGAAGAGCCGCGGCTTGGCCGCCTCGGCCCAACCGGCCTGAGAACATTGGCGAGGAAAGCGGGTACTGAGCCTCGCTGTGTAGACTGTGGCGTCCGACCTCATGCGTGAGCCTTTTCGAAAGGATCGATGATGGCGCTGAACGGCAAGGTTGCGATCGTCACTGGCGGCGCGCGGGGAATTGGGTTCGCATGCGTCGAACGCTTCCTCGCCGAAGGCGCCCAGGTGGTCCTGGCCGATATTGATGATGGCGCGGGCGAGGACGCTCTTCGCGAGATCAGGGATGCTGGGCGAGAGGCGCTCTTCGTCGAATGCGACGTGAGTGATCGCCTGGATGCTCAAAACTTGGTGAAGGCAACGGTCGAAGCTTACGGAGCTGTCGATATCCTCGTGAACAATGCGGAAGTATCGGTCGTTGCGAACTTCCTCGACTTGAAGGAGGAAGAGTTCGAACGTGTGCTGCGCACCAATCTGAAGGGCGCCTTCCTGGTCACTCAGGTGGTCGTGCGCGAGATGGTCAGCCAGATCGAGGCAGGCCGAGGTCCTGGCGCGATCATCAACATGTCGGCGGCCGAGGTGATCTCGGCGCTGCCCCAACATCTCGCCTATTCTGTTTCGAAAGCAGGGCTGACCCAGCTCACCGAGATAACCGCATTATCACTCGCATCCCATGGCATTCGGGTAAATGCCATAAAATCCGGCAGTTTCTCTGCCGGCCCGCTTCAGGCGGGGCTTAAGGGCCGCTCGACCTTCGAGCGTCTCCTTGCGCGGGTTCCGCTGACGCAGCTGGGGGAACCCAGCGAGGTTGCGGCCATTGCAGCCTTTCTGGCATCCGATGACGCGAGATCCATAACGGGCCAGACCATCTGCGCGGACGGGGGAAATCTGGCCCTGCAGGCAGTGCTCGAGGCTGCATCGACCTGACGCGGCCTTCGCTCAGCGCCGCCCTGCCGGCTGCAGCACTGCTGAGGATCAGCCCTGACCCTCGTCCTCATCCTCATCGCGGTTCGATTTGAGGCCGGCCAATCTTGCGAAGACCTTCTCCTCGTCGATCTCCTGATCGTCGTCTTCCTCGGTGCTCGTGCGGCTCAACTGGCCGGCTTCCAACAGAGCATCAGCTGAGAAATCGCCCTGTTGTGTTTCCTCAGCGGGCCGCAACGTGGTCGCCTGCTCATCCTCGGCCATGACGGGCTGGATCCGGCGGCTGCGGTCAGCTGCCTTGCGGACCGCCGCGTCGAGCTCGCTCTGAGCGCACAGGCCTAGCGTGACCGGGTCTTTCGGCGTGAGATTGGCTGAGTTCCAGTGTGTCCGATCGCGAATGGAGTCGATCGTCGGCTTGGTCGTGCCGACCAGCTTGATGATTTGGCTGTCCGAGAGTTCCGGATGGTAACGCAGCAGCCAAGCGATGGCGTCCGGCCGGTCTTGTCGGCGAGAGACAGGGGTATAGCGCGGCCCCTTGCGCCGTTTGACCTCCGGCACATCGACTTTTGATTCCGACATGCGCAGGCGGTGGTTCGGATCACGCTGGCCACGCTCGATTTCTTCGCGAGACAGCTGGCCCGCCACGATGGGATCCATGCCTTTGATGCCCGTCGCCACGTCGCCATCGGCAATGCCCTTTACCTCGAGCACATGCAAATTACAGAACTGCGCGATCTGCTCGAAGGTCAGCGAAGTGTTTTCGACGAGCCATACAGCGGTCGCCTTCGGCATGAGCAGCGTTTTTGACATAAGGGGCACTCCTTCAGAGCCTATGGCTCTGATCCGCTAGGGCATCGATTTAAGGATTTTGATTTATATAGGCGCGTTCGGTGTTCCTTGCAAAGGGGCTTGTGAGGCGCCGTCCGCTGCGGATTAGCTCGTCAGAACCACCTTCCCGATATGGCTGCCCTGTTCGAGCCGCTGATGGGCTTGCGCGGCATTGACGAGGGGAAAGGTCGAATCGATCACCGGCTTGATGACGCCCGAGGCTAATAATGGCCACACATGCGTCTCAAGCTCGCGCGCGATGACGGCCTTCTCTTCAACGCTCCGCGGCCGCAAGGTTGATCCGGTCAGGTTCAGCCGCTTCACCATCACCGGCATGAAATTGACCTTGGCCGAAGGGCCTCCCAGGAAAGCGATCATGACGATCCGGCCATCAACCGCGGCAGCTTGGATATTGCGGGCGATGTAGTCACCGCCGACCATATCGAGGATCACGTCTGCGCCCCGCCCCTCGGTGGCGGCCTTGACGATCTCGACGAAATCATCCTCGCGGTAATTGATGCCTCGTTCCGCCCCGAGCGTTTCGCAGGCGCGGCATTTCTCCGGTGAGCCCGCTGTCGCAAAGACCCGCGCACCGAAGGCGCGCCCCAGCATGATGGCTGTGGTGCCGATGCCGCTCGTTCCACCATGCACCAGGAGCACTTCCCCGGCTTGGAGGCCTCCGCGCTGGAAGACATTGGTCCACACTGTGAAGAATGTCTCCGGCAGCCCGGCCGCCTCGATGGGCGTCAGACCTTCAGGGATGGGCAGGCAATTGGCTTCCGCCGCAACACAATATTCCGCATAGCCACCGCCCGCTACCAGCGCGCAGACGCGATCCCCTGCCTTGAAGCGCGCTGTTCCAGGCCCGCAGCGCACCACTTCGCCGGCAATTTCAAGGCCGGGGGTCGTTGGCGCGCCGGGTGGAGGCGGATAATGTCCCTGTCGCTGCAGGATGTCTGGCCGGTTGACGCCCGCGGCGATAACACGGACCAGCAATTCTCTGTCGCGAGGAACTGGCAGCGGCATGCGGTGGGGCTTGAGGACCTCGGGCCCGCCGGGCTCCGAAATCTCGATGGCAGTCATGTCGCCGGGCAGATCGACCATGTCGGGCACCATCAGAAGCTTAACGCCTTATCTCGGGTCTAGAGAATGTTTCGGAAAAGTCGAACATATTTTCCAGGGAAAGGCCGGGCTGGCGTGCTTCTGCGTGCGGAAAGGAAGGGAAACCATGATCAACGAGGGTGATGAGGTCAGGCGCAAATCAACCGAGATCCGTTTGGGCGAGCCCCTGGATATGCTCTCGGTGGAGGAGTTGAGCGAGCGAATCAAGGCCCTGGAGGCCGAGATCGAACGCGTCCAAAGCGCGTTGAAAGCACGCCAGGGAAGCATGGCTGCGGCTGAGAAGCTTTTCCGCAGGTAGTGGCATTTTTGCAAAGCGGCGAATAGGTCAGGTGTGTCAAATAGTTATCCAGCTGAGTCATTGTCTTCGGCCGCTGGCTACAATTGTCCCTAAATTTTTGGCAAATGTTAACCATTGAGTAACGAGTAGGGATGTATTTTGGTTAACGTAATCCAGTGACCTGGATTTGAGTGGCTCCTGTCCACTCTGTTTGACGCCTCCCTGTTAGACCTTGGAGCCGCTTGCATGCGGCTCCATTTTTTGTGCATAAAGGGGATCTGTGGGCGGGCAGCGTCTTGTTCTGCATGGAACAAGGTAAAGCCGGCCTTATCGGGTGGCGTCATATCTCCCGCGAGCCTCGAGTTAACCGAGCTGAGAAAGTCTGAGTTAACAGACTGACAGTCCGGTGCTACTTGGCGGCAGGGTGAGATAATCGATAGACAGGGATTGAATGGGATCAGTAGCGGCTGAAACTGCATCGGGCGGGGTGACCATCGATTTTGGCAGCCACTTCGCCGCTTCGGAGCTCTTTACCCAGATTTTCTCCGAGGGCATGGCATTGGTCGAGGAGGCTGCAGACTACCTCGATGGCGAGGGTCGTGCCGCTTTGCGCGCGCTGGACCGGACCTCGTCCCTGACCTATGCCAGCGAAAGCATGCGTCTGACCACGCGCCTGATGCAGCTCGCATCCTGGCTCCTGCTCCAGCGTGCAGTCAAAGAGGGCGAGCTCAGCAAGGAG from Rhodoligotrophos sp. CJ14 encodes:
- a CDS encoding 5-(carboxyamino)imidazole ribonucleotide synthase; the encoded protein is MTIPPLPPGSTIGILGGGQLGRMLALAAAELGLRCHIYCPDPDSPAFDVAHRATCAPYEDESSLDQFVRSVDRVTYEFENVPHRTAAFLASRVLVLPSEKALRITQDRLHEKRFVTDLGFQTAQFLPIDNPEQLTQGLTTLGSPAILKTRRFGYDGKGQIKVSHGDDVEVAWQSIGKQNAILEAVVPFEMECSVVVARGSDGAMAAYDVTENQHENHILKISSVPARVLPTTADEARRIGTRIAEALDYVGVLAVELFVVRTSAGEHLLINEIAPRVHNSGHWTQDGCQVSQFEQHIRAIAGWPLGSAERHCDVEMINLLGDDIGQWASLAAEPNVALHLYGKHQARPGRKMGHVNRTKPQARRDR
- the purE gene encoding 5-(carboxyamino)imidazole ribonucleotide mutase, with amino-acid sequence MGAVELDVAIIMGSQSDWATMKHASETLEALGIAHETRIVSAHRTPDRLYSFAKTARERGVKVIIAGAGGAAHLPGMTAALTSLPVFGVPIESKALHGQDSLLSIVQMPAGIPVGTLAIGRSGAINAALLAASVLALNDDALAGRLEAWRKAQTDGVAEFPEN
- a CDS encoding YdcH family protein; the encoded protein is MDGMPDNLEERLAALREQHRDLDAAISSLEAVPAPDQLRLRRLKKQKLLLKDEITRLEDQMIPDIIA
- a CDS encoding YdcH family protein, whose protein sequence is MSLRSHLEELVNKHRSLDGRIHAAEASPSRDAMKVLELKKQKLRLKDEISRIEAELGQRH
- a CDS encoding acyl-CoA synthetase → MDRSPYELDLDRNPANYQPLTPTGFLARAAQAFPDHTAIIHGPLRTSYAEFYARARRLASALAAKGIGRGDTVSVMLPNVPAMLEAHYGVPMTGGVLHSINTRLDAANIAFMLEHAESKVLITDREYSEVIAEALSLAKVKPLIIDYDDPAFPQIGQRLGSIDYEALLASGDPEFGRTAPADEWDAISLNYTSGTTGDPKGVVYHHRGAYLMGYANVIAAAMPKHSVYLWTLPMFHCNGWCFPWSVSVIAGTHVCLRAVRPGAMYEAIAEHGVTHLCGAPIVMSLLLNASADEKRPITQRVSFVTAAAPPPEAVLRAMSEAGFDVTHVYGLTETYGPAVVNEWKSAWSELDSAAQAQMKARQGVRYLALDDLTVMDPKTMAPVPADGETMGEVMFRGNIVMKGYLKNPQATREAFAGGWFHSGDLGVMHPDRYIQLKDRSKDIIISGGENISSIEVENVLYKHPAVQAAAVVARPDEKWGETPCAFVELKPGITVTEAEIIAYCRGALAHYKAPRHVVFGELPKTSTGKIQKFRLREIASSL
- a CDS encoding OpgC family protein, with translation MDGSGLAAPSRQNRDYRIDFWRGVALVMIFINHIPGNLFESFTSRNFGVSDAAELFVLLAGVSAAFAYHPSKPIPVFPTIVFKAFARAWKLYASHILTCVICIGVLVGSAYVFQDSTWLETHGLKSFFDSPELGMFGLAALGFQPAYLNILPMYILFMLGLPLLVVTARVSLVATFALSALLYVSAQIYGLRFTVYPERGFWFFNPMAWQFLFVIGYIFGTLSWSGFRLPYRPILFFGAVGYLIFCLVIVRFQLWPNPNALSLPSMLWQFNKNDLHLPRLLHVLAIVYVVMQTPLHSHMRSLGPNNILVTFGRHSLAIFCTGSVLSMIGQVLRNELGGGLVGDIMIVGGGLILLYLTVQLIEWKQEVLSGAARRANTNRAEVRSY
- a CDS encoding propionyl-CoA synthetase gives rise to the protein MSRYHELYETWKRDPQGFWAAAAGEIDWISPWTKLFARVDGLDRWFVGAQCNTCYNAIDRHADGGRGDQPALIYDSPVTGQIKSFTYRELRDEIATLAAVLQDFGVSKGDRVIIYMPMVPEAAIAMLACARIGAIHSVVFGGFASHELATRIDDAKPKLILSATCGMEGSRLVEYMPLLRKAITLADHKPDASLILQRPMSEVVLAEAEHDWASAIADAKRAGRKADCVPVMATDPLYILYTSGTTGQPKGVVRDHGGHMVALKWSMTNVYGIAPGEVFWAASDVGWVVGHSYIVYAPLLHGATTILYEGKPVGTPDAGAFWRVISQHSVKALFTAPTAFRAIKKEDPDGAFIRKYDLSRFGTLFLAGERADPDTVKWAEDRLKVPVVDHWWQTETGWPIAANPVGLGLLPTKYGSPAVPMPGYEIDILDEGGHRLAAGQLGAVCIRLPLPPGCLPTLWNNDARFRQSYLDAFPGYYQTADAGYLDEDGYVYIMARTDDIINCAGHRLSTGAMEEVIAGHPDVAECAVIGATDALKGQVPLGFIVLKSGVDRSAGDIEAEIVQRIREQIGPVAAFRTAIVVDRLPKTRSGKILRATMRQIADGASWKMPATIDDPLILEEIGKALKSRGLAASAQPA
- a CDS encoding SDR family NAD(P)-dependent oxidoreductase, which produces MMALNGKVAIVTGGARGIGFACVERFLAEGAQVVLADIDDGAGEDALREIRDAGREALFVECDVSDRLDAQNLVKATVEAYGAVDILVNNAEVSVVANFLDLKEEEFERVLRTNLKGAFLVTQVVVREMVSQIEAGRGPGAIINMSAAEVISALPQHLAYSVSKAGLTQLTEITALSLASHGIRVNAIKSGSFSAGPLQAGLKGRSTFERLLARVPLTQLGEPSEVAAIAAFLASDDARSITGQTICADGGNLALQAVLEAAST
- a CDS encoding DUF1013 domain-containing protein encodes the protein MSKTLLMPKATAVWLVENTSLTFEQIAQFCNLHVLEVKGIADGDVATGIKGMDPIVAGQLSREEIERGQRDPNHRLRMSESKVDVPEVKRRKGPRYTPVSRRQDRPDAIAWLLRYHPELSDSQIIKLVGTTKPTIDSIRDRTHWNSANLTPKDPVTLGLCAQSELDAAVRKAADRSRRIQPVMAEDEQATTLRPAEETQQGDFSADALLEAGQLSRTSTEEDDDQEIDEEKVFARLAGLKSNRDEDEDEGQG
- a CDS encoding NAD(P)H-quinone oxidoreductase, translating into MVDLPGDMTAIEISEPGGPEVLKPHRMPLPVPRDRELLVRVIAAGVNRPDILQRQGHYPPPPGAPTTPGLEIAGEVVRCGPGTARFKAGDRVCALVAGGGYAEYCVAAEANCLPIPEGLTPIEAAGLPETFFTVWTNVFQRGGLQAGEVLLVHGGTSGIGTTAIMLGRAFGARVFATAGSPEKCRACETLGAERGINYREDDFVEIVKAATEGRGADVILDMVGGDYIARNIQAAAVDGRIVMIAFLGGPSAKVNFMPVMVKRLNLTGSTLRPRSVEEKAVIARELETHVWPLLASGVIKPVIDSTFPLVNAAQAHQRLEQGSHIGKVVLTS
- a CDS encoding DUF1192 domain-containing protein codes for the protein MSGTIRSLTPYLGSRECFGKVEHIFQGKAGLACFCVRKGRETMINEGDEVRRKSTEIRLGEPLDMLSVEELSERIKALEAEIERVQSALKARQGSMAAAEKLFRR
- a CDS encoding DUF1465 family protein, encoding MGSVAAETASGGVTIDFGSHFAASELFTQIFSEGMALVEEAADYLDGEGRAALRALDRTSSLTYASESMRLTTRLMQLASWLLLQRAVKEGELSKEDARREKQRINLKDIGGSSDTETVAELPDGLQNLIRRSLHLHQRVLKLDRMIYDHRPQTRPQQSPVNEQMMLLRQAFGR